The genome window atataaattttaataaataaaaaacacatgAAAAGCTTTTACATTAATATCGAGAATCgtgttttttattgaataatgAGCTAATAAGTGTAATAAGTCCGTTCGATTGGTCAGATGCAAATCAAAAGTGTtgccaaaaaaatgttgaattaaaTGTCTGCCATATTTAGAGATGCAAGTGTCTGCTCTGATCTGATCTGTGGCTGCTTTGGCAGTCAGAcagccaggcaggcaggcaggcaggcaggcgaTAAGCTTTCTGGGAGACAGATCGCAGACCACAGACCACAGAGCTCagagccaaaagccaaaagcccaGACACAATTGCCTCGACAACGGCGACGACACAATTTGACAGTAAGACAAACCCAAAACGAAAAGCAAATTTATAAACGACAACAGCACAAAATGAATGCAACTAAAAAGACAAAATTAACGCGCAGAGAAAGCCaaacagcagctacaacaaccagcgacaacaacaacaacaacaaatgaaatgcattacGGCCCCGGGCAGATAATCACTTAAAAAGTTTTGGGCTTAGCCCTTTTTGGAGACCTGAGGCGGCCCTCAGACcaaaaaattgtaatgaaaaaccaaaaagatatatatatatatacaagtatatacaACTTTCATTTGAGCTGCGTGCGTACAATTTGTCTAAGCACTCGAATCCCCGCACTTCGTTCGCTCTTCCCATTCAGTTCAGTCTGGGTTAAAGGGCTGCATTGTTGAGGCATTGTGATTGATGACAGCTAATTGCAGcctcagttgcagttgctcggacaacaaaaagtgaaattgaCTGGCGATTGACGTTGTGGGTGTTGCCCCCTTCTCCCTTCTCCCttctccctttttttttttgtaagctCGACTTTGATAAGGGTTCTAAGCGGCTTAGGTGAAAGTGGCTGCCGTGTCAAATGCCAAATCAAATAGCAAACTAAATTCGAGTACGCATCGTAAATGCATTCACATCTGTTCATTCTACCATTTGTTCATTTCGCTGTGCCAACAAATTGACGCACAATTACTACTCAACTAAGCGCCAAGCACTGAcattcgcagtcgcagtcgcagtcgccgtcggACCGGACCGGACCACACGACGTATGAGTTATGAGCTGCAAGCTGGCAAGTGATAAATTTGAGCGAGCCACACATAACATAAATTCGTTTTgcggttttatttttatttcacgCTCGCTAATTATGCGATCCACTCGAGCACTCGACACAAGTGATTCAGATTAAGCGAATCAAGTCTAATAAGAGTactcaaaatatttgcaaaataccTATTCCTGCCTTTAGGGAGGAGAATTAGCCTCATGCGATGCACTTTGATAATCTTTTTTGAACTGGGAAATTTTTTGCTAACACTTATCAGTAATGTGTTATAGCAGCATTTAGTGAGATTGTGATTTAAAGCTGCCTGTTGCATTTAGTTATTCAAATCAAGTGGTGCAGCAATGttcgaaatgaaaaattggGTCCCCGTTTTCCTAATTGCAGCTGCACTATGCGGTGTAATCAATTCTGAATCAATTTCCGTAAGTGAACCGACAAATGAAACTGAATTTTAGAATTCAATTCgttcaattaaaaaacagATTTGTGAAGAGGCGCGCAGAACTGATGCGGAGTGTGGCTCCTATTGCTATGCGGTCTCGAAACCTTTGCTGCAGATGGCACCATTGTGTCATAGGAAGGATCAGGAGATATCTGAACTCAAGGATAAGTTGCAAGATCTCCAGAGGAAAGTGACTGCCTTTGAGGCACAGGAATCGCAGTGTAAAATATTAGATGAGCTAACGTCATTAAGAAGTGCAGTTGAATCCATGGCAAACTCAAGGGTCGTCAATACTTCGGATGCCTCTATTGAGTTAAAAAAATGTCAAGATCGCCTTAGTAATACGATCGGCTGTCGAAACTCAAGGACGTTACAGCAAACACTCACTGAAACTAGAGATCGACTAAAGAAGTGTTTGGACAAAGATGCAAATACGACGAATGTTGAAGAGAGTAAAGCAGAAGCAAAACCCGAATATCCTAGCAACTGTTTGGGGTCTAAGCGCCCTATTGTTATCCTTAAGGTTCAAGTTCCGGACATTGCACCCTTCCGTGTGCGTTGCAACAATGAAATTGCAGGTCCCGGCTGGATGGTTATTCAGCAACAAGTGAAGGGTTCCCTTGTCGATTTTGAACGCAATTGGGAAACCTATCGCTCGGGATTTGGCGACCTGCATGGCAGCCACTTTATTGGTCTGGAGAAGCTTTATCACCTCACAAAATCACAGCCCCATGAGCTCTACATCCATATGGTTACATTTCAGGAATTTGTAACCCAGGCGTACTACGACAATTTCCGAGTGGATAGCGAAGCTGAGGGATACAGATTAATCGACCTGGGCAAGTATTCCGGGGGCGCTGGTGATGCGGGGGATGCATTATCcttcaacaacaaccagaagTTCTCTACACTGGATAGGGACAACGACAGCTACGATCGAGTTCACTGCGCCCGCGAGTTTAGAAGTGGCTGGTGGCACAATAATTGCACTGAAAGGTGAGTGATCAACAGACAGCATTAAGAGTTCGATTATTCAATTGATATTGAATGCGTCTATacttatgtttattatattatatgttatattacaGCAATCTCAATGGAATTTACATGAGAACAGATGAAGCTAGTAGATGGGGCATTTGGTGGAGACCTTGGCAGATATACACCCCTTTTAAGGCGGTGCACATGCTTATTAGACCCAAGCAGTAGCTCCTTAAGAATTACATgtgtatttctttatattacaTCTTGAAAGTGCATTTCTtcacaataaattaatgtaagAAGCGGTCGATCTGCAAGTTTGAATGTTTGAATaccaataaatttattatctaAGCTCAAGATGAAAACGTTTTCACACAATACATATGCAAGCCCATATACATGTGAGTACAATACAGAGCTCTCACTCATTCTCATTCCTACTCTCATCAGCAGCCTTGCTGTTCTTGAGTTTCgctctttgcttttgcaaatGCAGATGGACATCTACTCTAAATGCGTCTATGTGTTAGAAACGACCGGCCAACGTTTGCTTTGGCAATCGACTATCGCGCACTCGTTTCAACCCACAAACAAACATTGTTAATGAGATTTGCTCTTTCGTTTTGCAAATGCAGGTTGACATCGACTACAATATGttatgtgagtgtgtctgtgtgtaaaACACGATTAGCGAACGCATGTTTTGTTAATCGACTATGGCGTACTCGCTTCCACTTGCATCCaaactttgcttttgcaaatGCAGATGTGCTCTCTTTCAAATATCAATGCCTGCAATAAAATATGCGTGTTTGCTTTTACCtctaaatttttattgtggACGCTCTTTAAAGAATGAAAATAGAGAGAGACTACAAGTTTCATATAACAGTAAGATTTtatcaaaaataatcaaatttactAATATTGGTTTTTCATATTAGCTTTTGGAAATTTCTCTTGATAAGCaaccaaaataaaagcaatttacATGAATATATCATTAATCGATGGAAGCAAAATTGCGGATTCTGCATGCTAGctcattaaaaacttttgaGCATCTTTTATTGGCAGTTAGTTCTCCTACCATAAACAAAGATTGGAATTCGTAATAAGCTCCTGAACATCTTTTACTTCTCTCTGCTGCACAACATTCACTGCATCTATTTATCGTTGAGATTACAGATTACAGATTCCAGCTTCCAGCTTCAATTTCggtttcgatttcgattttgaCTGTTACACATTTTGATCATTGTTGCCTTTTCTTTTAATgcaggcaaaagcaaaagcaaaagcatcggcagcggcagcaacaacaataaaacgtAAACGTAAAAAAGTGGGttacttcatttttattttcttgcatTTGGAGCTGCCACTAACTAAcacagctacaactacaacaacaactacaacttaCACTAACACTATCACTTCCAATAGCAATACCCAAACCCATACTCAGCTCTGCATCTATGAATCTATCGGGGTctatctttttctttttctttttttttttagcacaGATTGAGtaatagttgttgctgttgttgttgttgctgttactggagcggctgctgctgctgctgtttggttTATATTTAAAGCCAAGCGACGCGTCGTGTCGCCCCTTAAGCAGCTCCCCCCTTTGATCACCACTCGGCAGTGgcttggcagcagcagcgttgaTCGTGCGGCCAACTGCTGCGGCAAGCGCGGTTTCACTTTCTATGCCGCTGACTTTTGCTATctaccaacagcagcaacagcaacagcaacagccacagcaacggccacagcaacagcgacaacaataaTGAAGTAAGCatccagcaacagcaagtaAGAGTGCTCAGAAAGAGCATGCTTGACTGCAAGATACTCTTTAAAAGCggttgtctttgttgttggccataaGTAAACGTTGAATTGAAATGACTGAATTTGAATATGTATTATTGAAATAGGAACTGAAGAAGaagtatttacaaaatgtGAACAAAAAACACACTTCAGCAAtcagttttacttttattctctttttccttatttttttttcttctgacTTCTGTCTGTGAGAACAGTATATGTTAATTTACAGTAGCCTTAcagtttatgttatgttatattgAGCTTATGTAAACATATTCTCTcttttatatgttatataacaGCAGGTTGACAGTGTTTGTTATATTTCGCTGAGTTTATGTAAAATTAACCTCTTCTTGCTTATTTTTCTGCTTTGTGAGAACAGTTTATTTTATACTGCAGTAGGCTTACAGTTCTTGTTAAGTTATCTTGGACATCATAAAAGTAATTagcttttattaaatattattagtacAATACTAAGAAAAATGGTATTAGTTATTTCATCTGACTTTTGACAACATAATTATCAAAATTATGGAGCTGCTGAACTCAACTGATGATCGAGTGCAGCATACCCCATGCGCGCTTTTGATGACTACAGGGTATGGAGACGTTAACGGCGTTGCTCTGTTCACCTCTTTTTTCCCGAACAATGCTTTGACTATTTTCTTTTCGGCTGCTAGCTGCGTCTCAGAGTGTGCATCTGAGTGTGGGTCTCTTATGTAATCAgctcgctgttgctgttgttgttgttgttgtttctcttgtttctgcgattgttgctgttattgttgctgtaaaagatgccttttcttttgttgtgcgGCTGATGACCAAGTTAAGATATTATGTTCGTTATGTTGCGCTTATTAACGTGGCCTACAAAATTTGTTATGCGTTTTgatgtttgttgtttaaaCGATTTTCCACCGTTATAAATCAAGCGACAACGCAAAAATATAGATATCCATTCCAAACTCCCCCGTCTATATATTGGCAGCCCCCCTTCTCCATCTGCCCACATTCCCACCTTCCTCCCCTTGCACAATGTTACGCAATTGGGGCATTAAATGCAATCCCCTGGATTGAATTTATAAGCTTCGGCTCTCCGGCTCATTCAGGCGGCGCAAAagttaataacaataacaaaagataTTTGAATCAGCGAGTAGTTGctgcaataataacaaagcaCACAGCAGCACAATTAAAAAGCTATAAATTTACATAGAGTATgctaaatgaaaacaagtatttttttttagtttctaTTGAAAGGGCCAGAGGtagctaaaaaataaatacaaaacaatctATACCAATTTATGATCTGGGGCTAGACCGAGGCTGAGGTGCAAAAATCATGAGAACTAAACAGTTCTCCAAATAGAATATGTGAGAAACTGAAGATGCCAAACTGAAGCTGTTGATACTCTTtatctcttttttatttaaagtaaatgaTATAGGAAGCTGATCAAAAAGTCGATAGAGAATCACTTATAGAATCACAAGCTTTTATCCCGCTACCCAAACAGTGGAAGGGAAGAAAGTAACTTTATAACAACAGGAATTGgatgtacatatataacaaGCAGatgctatatatatacttgatCAGCCCGAACGATACAGTCATGTCGGTCTGAACGCCTAGATTTTAGAGACTAAGAGAGTTAGATCTGTAATTATTTTGACTGTACatattacttttatataccaaatatacttttcggtatttttctgtatttcttagcatatttaaattaaaatactgcaATGTTTTGCCTTTAATGAGAAAGGGTAGCGAATATTTCTCATTAGTCCacactttcttacttgttaacagtttacttttgtttgttaaattatCACGTTTGCTGAGACTAATAATAAGTGATCAATTCCtataattaacattaattGACAGTTCTTATCGCAGTCAAAATCTCGGTCTAAAGTACATTTATCAAGAGTGTGTCAAGCTGCACTGCATAGGCGAAATTCTTTGCTTGAGGCAAGGGCATGGACAGAGTATGGGGGCTGGGgcaaaaaatatacgaaatgaaaaactaaactaaatctAAAGCACTCACCCAAAGACCTATTGGCCTACTTTTCTTacagagcaacaacacaactgaaggaaatacaataaaaaaaaatatatatatgttagaaAATAATCTCAACGCCAACACACATCGAATGTaagtgtgtatatgtgtgtgtgctgctaaTCAACAAAAcatatctgtgtgtgtgtgtgtgtgtgtgtgtgtgtgtgtgtgtgtttgtttatgtttgcaTCTGTGTTGGTGCCGCAAAATTTACAGCGCGCCCTTTTCCAAAACTTCTTGAAAAAAGCGCacgaaaaccgaaaaaaacTCACAAAAGTCGCGCGCGTCGCtgctattttcatttttcagcTGCGCGttggcgtcgcagtcgcagttgcagtcgctgcTTTATCAATCTGCCAGCGCAGAGGGAGACGACTGACGGATgggacaaacaaaaaaaaagaaagggagagcgagagcgagagcgagagaggcaTGGAGTAGTTAAGTTATCGTAGGGCGTCGGAAAGAGATGAACGCTGGGCGCAGGGCGCGAGTGGGAAGTGTGCAAAGGGAGGGGGGCAAAGTGAGGAGGGGGGACCAAGACACCAGACACTTGTTGCAAGCAGGCAAacgcacaaacaacaacaaattgaccCAATTTTGTggaaccgaaaaaaaaaacacaaaacaacacatATTTTTTACAGCGCACAAATACACGCAGAGggaacaaacaaacaatccTAAATATGCCCTAGCCATAAAGAAAAGCTCCCTTaaagaataaaacaacaacaacaacgagaagaaCAACGAGAATaataagaaattgaaattgttgttaatttttgtttgctttgcggCATTGTTGAGTTGTTTGCCCGGGACGCGGGGGCAAGTGATCGCCCAAGGGAGGGGAAATAAGTTGTGTTGCTGCAGCCAAACAGCAGAATTCACTTTCAATTTGGGCGCACTGAAAGAAgaaatgaaacaacaacaacaaagagaacaAGAACAGAGGGAGAACCAGAACAAGCATAATATCATATAGTTCGCTTGACTTTGAGGCAAATGTAGGTCAGCAGCTGTAAAAAAGACGcatagaagaagaaaaacaaaaaaaaaaacagaatagCGCAGCATAGAAAAGAACAGACCTAACAATCAAatcgaaatattttgttgtttttaggGTGCCAATGGTTGAGAACTAACAGAGCATGTGCATCAAGCGAACGAAAATGggattggaattggaattgatATTGGCAtagggaatgggaatgggaatgggaatggaaatgggatGGGAATTGGAATGGGAATGAGCTTGCGAATGgatattgaattgaaatgcagACTGCGTCTGGGTGGCTGCGTTTATGCTACGATCGCAGTCTGATCTTGTCTGCCTTGAGGCATTTCTCTCGCCAAGAACAACTCTTCAAAGGGCCAAAGAACAGACACTGGCTCTTAAGTAGGTCAACAATAGCAATTTGTGTGGTCAGTGCAGCAATCAAACATTTTCATGATCGCATTAGAGCAGCTGATTGCGATCGACCTAAAAACTAACGATATATGTATAGAGAAGTATGCTctaaattttcaattgcttCCATTTTTGAATACGCACATTTAAATTTGGATGAGTTTTGAAGTTGACCTTTGCCAAACTGCAGTTTATTTTCATCTAAAAATCATCTATTGTCccaaacacattttatttgtattccgTTTAATCTTAAGATCATCTACTATATTCTAACACACATTTCACTGTACTTCTGATTTCTAAATTATGTTCATGTGCAccttttaaaagaatttaaatcaAGTGCAACGAAAGCCGTCAGATTTatagtaataaaattatacttaaataatataaaaaaaatttcgtTACCAAGCCTTCGACcttataaagtaaatatattattgatcagcatcaacagctgagacgatATAGTCTGAACACTTAGatatcagagactataaggagtcaagtttgtttcaaatttttgccacgttCACTTCTGCCCCGCAAATCGAATAACATGTGTTATTTTAAAgtacagtatttatgattcctgaaaatttcgattgcgatcagataaaagctgtagaagttatttaataaaatcctTTTGTATTGGATAAAACAGTAGCTTTGAcagacaatctagtatattttgttttctactatgttatattttgaatgcagtactatccaatataccaaatacatccgttagtatattttagtaatcgaactgttttgcttttattcaaaatgaatagccggtactttcttacttgtttaatatacatattattatgaatttatcATAATTAAGTCTCTTGCCTGTTTTAGGGAACTGTGCTGCGAAGTGCTAATAGGTATGAGGATGTCAAACCAGTCGTATGAGCAACGCCTAACAACTTTTACGTAACTGACCTAAGCCATCTCGCCAAGTTGGCAGCCAGTTAAACGTGTGTtgtgcaacacacacatacacacacaacgatCGAGGCGGATCTCCACCTCGGATCCTAGCCCATTCATGATTCTAATACGAGCCCAGTAGCCAGCGCATTATCAATCAGCTACGCTGCGTCCCTCTTCAACTCCATCGATGCCCACACATCGATCGAATACATAATCACAAACCACCGAATTTTTGTGTTTCCATTTTTATGTGTTTCACTTTTACACGACGTGCGCCCTACGCGCGGCTGTTTCAACTTCATCAGAAGTTGGAGACAGCAGTTGAGGCTGatgaataaaatttgaaatttatttatcaattagGCGAGAATGAAACTTGCTGAGTAAGTAAACTTAATTCTaaaatatctatatttattaactatgaataaaatattaaagtttccTAGATTTTACAGTGATTACAAACTTATACTAtaggaaatacaaaattttaaaataatatgtacatatatatatactaaatcgTAAGCTAGATGTTACAAGAAAGATGggagaataaaaaaaaattatttatattatatttagaaatacAATTAGACTGTCATAATGCTATATGGAATCCTCATACTTTGAATTGACATTTCGTTTATTGTTCATTTTCAATCTTTGTGTTGTTAAAGTGCTTCTTGCGTTATCCGATTctttacttaataaataataaaatatataatatctaGACGATAGCAAGGCTGGGTAGATCAGTTGAATTTGATTTAACTCTTCATTAGCTTGTGTAGGGTATTGAGGCTTCAACATGCCTTCCGCTGTGATTCTTCTAGTTCGTCTTCCGCATTTTTAGGTCACATGTGTGAGTTTTGTGTAGTCcgcattttgatttgattgggTGTGTTAGTTTCGGATTTGTGTGTCTGTCTATGTGtgttagtatgtgtgtgtgtctgcgttTGTTTGGGCCATGCAGTGACAACTGTGTATCGATTACGCGGCCTTGAAAGTGAAAAGGTGTCGAGCGCGGAACTTTCGCTTTTCAGACATTTGTAATAcgtgccagtgtgtgtgtgtatgagagtgtatatgtgtggtTATAAGAAACATTCGAAGTCgaaatgaattgcaaattCTGGCACCTTTTAGAGTCAGGCTTCGCCCACTTGGAACAAACGCCCACAAGCCGATGGAGTTGTAGATCTTTGCTGATTTGCTGGCTGTCCAATTGTCTCGTTGACTGCTGGCAAAATTTCCATAAGATCTGTTTAGTCAAAGCTGTAAATTAATTGTCTAAAAACACAAACTGGCAACTGGAAACTGGCAACGGACAACGGGCAACCTCATTTCATAAGTAGTTGCagttaaaaacattttgtggcaattAAATAACTGGGCGGCCCATTATATAAGGAGGCACGTAAGCACAcacatttaattgttttaactACCTAGCAAagtattacatatttttctttttagtttaagtttaagtttttgtttttgtttgcagtgTTGTGCGTATTACAAAATACGAGTAtccaaaaacataaactaagtCGTTTCATTAAGCCCATTTTCCTGCacaagaaacaaacaaaaaacgaaaaaaagatgaataaataaaacgcaGTTCCGTTAACGGTGCTTAATTA of Drosophila nasuta strain 15112-1781.00 chromosome 3, ASM2355853v1, whole genome shotgun sequence contains these proteins:
- the LOC132790287 gene encoding angiopoietin-related protein 7-like, whose protein sequence is MFEMKNWVPVFLIAAALCGVINSESISICEEARRTDAECGSYCYAVSKPLLQMAPLCHRKDQEISELKDKLQDLQRKVTAFEAQESQCKILDELTSLRSAVESMANSRVVNTSDASIELKKCQDRLSNTIGCRNSRTLQQTLTETRDRLKKCLDKDANTTNVEESKAEAKPEYPSNCLGSKRPIVILKVQVPDIAPFRVRCNNEIAGPGWMVIQQQVKGSLVDFERNWETYRSGFGDLHGSHFIGLEKLYHLTKSQPHELYIHMVTFQEFVTQAYYDNFRVDSEAEGYRLIDLGKYSGGAGDAGDALSFNNNQKFSTLDRDNDSYDRVHCAREFRSGWWHNNCTESNLNGIYMRTDEASRWGIWWRPWQIYTPFKAVHMLIRPKQ